A region from the Chromatiales bacterium 21-64-14 genome encodes:
- a CDS encoding acetolactate synthase, whose protein sequence is MPIPHNAPEVKPVASDHPGDSPQVGDRIIQYLEQLGVEYVFGVPGGAIEPLYNALARSARRGGPRAVVARHETGAAFMADGYARETGRLGVCCATTGPGATNLITGVCAAYENEIPLLVLTAQTPLHTFGRAAFQESSCTGVDTVSMFRHCTRYNSLVSHPVQLEHKLVAAVLAAHRRPRGPVHLSIPLDVLRSPATAARPLPDLPALLRAPRSVDLAALDLLYGEVTRAHRMVFVVGQGCGAAVGTILELALLLDVPVVTTPDGKGLVSPYHPQFRGVFGFAGHASATEVLTGPGVGRVLAIGTSLGEWTTGAWDQEALLNGRLIHIDDTPEHFARSPMAVLHVEGDIAALFERLLARVAHQHQGATDPWMRPDSFHPVVLQDRHEPHLLPLGQGISPHGFVMDDAPKCMDERSPIKPQRLMRDLAQRFPPATRFLADTGNSVPWAVHYLHPMDRRMAGQRSAQGGFFRVCMEFAPMGWAIGAAVGTALGRPGVPVVCITGDGSLLMNGQELTVAVAERLPVVFVVLNDGALGMVKHGQRLSGAEAVGYELPPVDFCAMARAMGAAAHTIRLPRDLSGIDVDEACRRHGPTVLDVHVDPDEIPPIHTRMKVLRSAR, encoded by the coding sequence ATGCCAATTCCGCACAACGCACCGGAAGTGAAGCCGGTTGCCAGTGACCACCCAGGAGATTCCCCGCAGGTCGGGGACCGGATCATTCAGTATCTGGAACAACTGGGCGTCGAGTATGTATTTGGCGTCCCCGGCGGCGCCATCGAGCCCCTCTACAACGCACTGGCCCGCAGCGCCCGCCGCGGCGGGCCGCGCGCGGTGGTGGCCCGCCACGAGACCGGCGCCGCGTTCATGGCGGACGGCTATGCCCGGGAGACCGGGCGGCTCGGGGTGTGTTGCGCCACCACCGGTCCCGGCGCCACCAACCTGATCACCGGGGTCTGCGCCGCCTACGAGAACGAGATCCCCCTGCTCGTTCTCACCGCCCAGACACCCTTGCATACCTTTGGACGCGCGGCGTTCCAGGAATCATCCTGTACCGGCGTGGACACGGTGTCCATGTTCCGCCACTGTACGCGGTACAACTCCCTTGTTTCCCATCCGGTTCAATTGGAACACAAGCTTGTGGCCGCGGTGCTCGCGGCGCACCGAAGGCCGCGGGGGCCGGTCCACTTAAGCATCCCGCTGGATGTACTGCGCAGCCCGGCGACGGCCGCGCGGCCCCTGCCCGATCTTCCCGCGCTGCTGAGAGCGCCACGTTCCGTGGATTTGGCCGCGCTCGACCTGCTCTATGGGGAAGTTACCCGCGCCCACCGTATGGTGTTTGTCGTCGGGCAAGGATGCGGCGCAGCGGTGGGAACGATATTGGAACTTGCCCTCCTGCTGGATGTGCCGGTGGTTACGACGCCCGATGGCAAGGGTCTCGTGAGTCCCTATCACCCGCAATTCCGTGGCGTGTTTGGATTCGCGGGCCACGCCAGTGCAACGGAGGTCCTGACGGGTCCGGGGGTGGGCCGGGTCCTGGCCATCGGCACCTCCCTCGGCGAGTGGACCACTGGCGCTTGGGATCAGGAGGCCTTACTCAACGGGCGCCTGATCCACATCGACGATACCCCGGAGCATTTTGCGCGCTCGCCCATGGCAGTCCTGCACGTGGAAGGTGATATCGCCGCTTTGTTCGAACGCCTGCTGGCGCGTGTAGCCCATCAACACCAAGGCGCCACCGATCCCTGGATGCGGCCGGATTCATTTCACCCTGTTGTCCTTCAGGACCGCCACGAGCCGCACCTGTTGCCGCTGGGGCAGGGTATCAGCCCGCACGGGTTCGTGATGGACGACGCGCCCAAGTGCATGGACGAACGCAGCCCGATCAAACCCCAGCGCCTGATGCGCGATCTGGCACAACGGTTCCCCCCGGCCACCCGGTTTCTCGCCGACACCGGGAACAGCGTACCTTGGGCGGTGCATTACCTGCATCCGATGGACCGGCGCATGGCCGGCCAGCGCTCCGCGCAGGGCGGGTTTTTCCGCGTGTGCATGGAGTTCGCGCCCATGGGGTGGGCCATCGGAGCAGCCGTCGGCACCGCCCTGGGGCGGCCGGGTGTGCCGGTCGTGTGCATTACAGGCGACGGCAGCCTGCTGATGAACGGTCAGGAACTGACGGTCGCGGTCGCGGAACGGCTGCCGGTAGTGTTCGTGGTGCTCAACGACGGCGCCTTGGGGATGGTCAAGCACGGCCAGCGCTTGAGCGGAGCCGAGGCGGTTGGCTATGAACTGCCGCCGGTGGATTTCTGTGCCATGGCCCGGGCGATGGGTGCCGCGGCGCACACTATCCGTTTACCGCGGGACCTGAGTGGGATCGACGTGGACGAAGCGTGCCGGCGCCATGGCCCGACGGTACTCGATGTGCACGTGGACCCCGATGAGATTCCCCCCATACATACCCGAATGAAGGTGCTGAGGTCTGCCCGATGA